Proteins encoded within one genomic window of Bacillus sp. 1NLA3E:
- the sdaAB gene encoding L-serine ammonia-lyase, iron-sulfur-dependent subunit beta, giving the protein MKYKSVFDIIGPIMIGPSSSHTAGAARIGRVARSLFGREPQWANIHFYGSFAKTYRGHGTDVAIVGGILDFDTFDERIIEAINIAEKSGIELHFFEEEAIPNHPNTAKVRIGDDEGELELVGISIGGGKIEIIELNGFELKLSGNHPAILVVHNDRYGTIASVSNTLAKYEINIGHMEVSRKDVGQQALMTIEVDQNIDKEILEEIEKLENVIKVAKIVD; this is encoded by the coding sequence GTGAAATACAAAAGTGTGTTTGACATCATTGGTCCAATTATGATTGGTCCTTCAAGTTCACATACTGCAGGAGCAGCCCGGATTGGTCGGGTTGCAAGAAGCTTGTTTGGGAGAGAACCTCAATGGGCTAATATACATTTTTATGGATCCTTCGCCAAAACATACAGAGGTCACGGTACCGACGTGGCCATCGTTGGTGGAATTTTGGACTTTGATACTTTTGACGAACGAATTATCGAAGCCATTAATATCGCTGAAAAATCGGGAATAGAACTACATTTTTTTGAAGAGGAAGCCATACCTAATCATCCAAATACTGCGAAGGTTAGAATCGGTGATGATGAAGGAGAACTTGAACTAGTTGGAATTTCAATTGGTGGAGGAAAAATAGAAATCATCGAGTTAAATGGATTTGAGCTAAAGCTATCTGGTAATCATCCGGCCATTTTGGTTGTACACAATGATCGATATGGTACTATTGCGAGTGTTTCCAATACTCTAGCTAAATACGAAATTAATATTGGCCACATGGAGGTTTCGCGTAAAGATGTGGGGCAGCAGGCTTTAATGACAATTGAGGTAGACCAAAATATTGATAAGGAAATTTTGGAAGAAATAGAAAAGCTTGAAAACGTAATCAAAGTTGCCAAAATTGTGGATTAG
- the sdaAA gene encoding L-serine ammonia-lyase, iron-sulfur-dependent, subunit alpha codes for MFRNVAELVKQAKEQNKQIADIMIEQEIHVTGRTKQEILALMDQNLTVMEQAVERGINGVRSHSGLTGGDAVLLKKYIEKGQFLSGETILDAVCKAVATNEVNAAMGTICATPTAGSAGVVPGTLFAVKSKLNPTREQMVKFLFTAGAFGFVVANNASISGAAGGCQAEVGSASGMAAAAVVEMAGGTPEQSAEAMAITLKNMLGLVCDPVAGLVEVPCVKRNAMGAANAMVAADMALAGITSRIPCDEVIEAMFRIGQTMPTTLRETGQGGLAATPTGRELEAKIFGKPLKRRESKS; via the coding sequence GTGTTTCGCAACGTAGCTGAATTGGTTAAGCAGGCAAAAGAACAGAATAAACAAATCGCCGATATCATGATTGAGCAGGAAATCCATGTTACTGGTCGGACGAAGCAAGAAATCTTAGCCCTAATGGATCAAAATTTAACGGTAATGGAACAAGCAGTTGAACGAGGCATCAACGGGGTTCGTTCCCATTCTGGATTAACTGGAGGAGATGCTGTTCTTTTGAAAAAATATATTGAAAAAGGACAGTTCTTGTCGGGTGAAACGATATTGGATGCGGTTTGTAAAGCGGTAGCGACAAATGAGGTAAATGCGGCTATGGGAACCATTTGCGCCACACCTACTGCTGGGAGCGCTGGAGTTGTTCCAGGCACCTTGTTTGCAGTAAAAAGCAAATTAAATCCAACTCGGGAACAAATGGTTAAATTTCTGTTTACTGCAGGAGCTTTTGGCTTTGTAGTGGCAAACAATGCCTCGATTTCCGGTGCAGCCGGCGGGTGTCAAGCCGAAGTAGGATCGGCATCAGGAATGGCGGCAGCGGCAGTTGTTGAAATGGCTGGCGGAACTCCTGAACAAAGTGCTGAAGCAATGGCCATTACCCTTAAAAATATGTTAGGCTTAGTATGTGATCCTGTTGCAGGATTAGTCGAGGTACCTTGCGTGAAAAGAAATGCGATGGGTGCCGCAAATGCCATGGTTGCTGCCGATATGGCTTTAGCTGGTATTACCAGTCGAATCCCATGTGATGAAGTGATAGAAGCCATGTTTAGAATCGGGCAAACAATGCCGACAACACTAAGAGAAACAGGACAAGGAGGGTTAGCGGCTACGCCGACAGGTCGAGAGCTAGAAGCGAAGATTTTCGGCAAACCGTTAAAAAGACGTGAATCTAAATCTTAA
- the recG gene encoding ATP-dependent DNA helicase RecG, producing MNLNLKEPVSVIKGIGEETAEMLAGMNIYTVQDLLEHFPYRFEDHRLRDLADVLHDERVTVEGKVHSEPSLVYYGRKKSRLTVRLLVDRYLVQVIFFNQPFLKNKISLNQIITVTGKWDQHRQTITANEMKTGSFSQGQEIEPVYAVKGRLTVKGMRKFIKVAFAQYAHSLQETLPESIMNRYKLLKRRDALRALHFPLSQNDVKQARRRFVYEEFLLFQLKMQALRKYEREQSAGVALQFDEHIVQQFIEGLPFPLTNAQNRVVDEILADLKSPYRMNRLLQGDVGSGKTVVAAIGLYASFIAGFQGALMVPTEILAEQHVESLKILLEPVGVKCELLTSSVKGKRRREILQQLSMGEIHVLIGTHALIQEEVQFQKLGFVITDEQHRFGVEQRRILREKGGNPDVLFMTATPIPRTLAITVFGEMDVSVIDEMPAGRKAIETYWAKHDMLDRVLRLMEKELVKGRQAYCICPLIEESEKMDFQNAIDVHSALTHFFQNRVKVGLMHGRLGSDEKESVMKEFSRNEIQVLVSTTVVEVGVNVPNATFMLIYDAERFGLAQLHQLRGRVGRGTEQSFCILLADPKTEVGKERMKIMTETNDGFIVSQKDLELRGPGDFFGRKQSGMPEFKLADMVLDFKALETARSDAAVLIQSNAFWSSPEYAALRGYLEESGAMAGEKLD from the coding sequence GTGAATCTAAATCTTAAAGAACCGGTGTCCGTAATTAAAGGTATTGGGGAAGAAACTGCAGAAATGTTGGCAGGAATGAATATATATACTGTGCAAGATTTGCTTGAACACTTTCCGTATCGTTTTGAAGACCACCGTTTACGCGATTTAGCAGATGTTTTACATGATGAAAGAGTAACGGTGGAAGGGAAGGTTCATAGTGAGCCTTCTCTTGTTTATTATGGTCGCAAGAAATCGCGGTTGACGGTTCGGCTTTTGGTCGATCGTTATTTGGTTCAGGTTATTTTTTTTAATCAACCATTTTTAAAAAATAAAATAAGTTTAAATCAAATCATTACGGTTACCGGTAAATGGGACCAGCACCGTCAAACCATTACCGCTAACGAAATGAAGACCGGTTCATTTTCACAAGGACAGGAGATAGAACCAGTTTACGCTGTAAAAGGAAGATTGACAGTAAAGGGTATGAGGAAATTTATTAAGGTTGCCTTTGCGCAATATGCTCATTCTCTTCAAGAAACACTACCTGAGTCAATCATGAACAGATACAAGTTGTTAAAGCGCAGGGATGCTTTAAGAGCTCTCCATTTTCCTTTATCTCAGAATGATGTTAAACAAGCAAGACGACGTTTTGTTTACGAAGAATTCCTGCTGTTTCAATTAAAAATGCAGGCTCTACGTAAATATGAGCGTGAGCAATCAGCTGGAGTCGCTCTACAATTTGACGAACATATAGTCCAGCAATTTATTGAAGGACTCCCTTTTCCGTTGACCAATGCCCAAAATCGTGTGGTGGATGAAATTTTGGCTGATTTGAAATCGCCATATCGAATGAATCGTCTTCTCCAGGGTGATGTTGGCTCGGGGAAAACCGTGGTGGCAGCAATTGGGTTATACGCCAGTTTTATTGCGGGGTTTCAGGGTGCGTTAATGGTTCCTACTGAAATACTTGCAGAGCAACACGTGGAGTCACTTAAAATATTACTTGAACCAGTTGGGGTCAAATGTGAACTGTTGACGAGTTCAGTTAAAGGGAAGCGGCGTCGGGAAATTTTACAGCAATTATCTATGGGAGAAATCCATGTCCTAATTGGAACTCATGCCTTAATTCAAGAAGAAGTCCAATTTCAAAAACTAGGGTTCGTCATTACGGATGAACAACATCGCTTCGGTGTCGAGCAACGCCGAATTCTTCGTGAAAAAGGTGGCAATCCGGATGTATTGTTTATGACGGCAACCCCAATCCCCAGAACCCTTGCTATAACGGTTTTTGGTGAGATGGATGTTTCTGTAATTGATGAAATGCCGGCAGGACGAAAAGCGATTGAAACGTATTGGGCAAAACATGACATGCTTGATAGAGTTTTGCGGTTAATGGAAAAAGAGTTGGTAAAAGGAAGACAGGCTTATTGTATTTGTCCGCTTATTGAAGAATCAGAGAAAATGGATTTTCAAAATGCAATTGACGTTCACAGTGCCTTAACTCATTTTTTTCAAAACCGTGTTAAAGTTGGCCTTATGCACGGCCGCCTCGGATCAGACGAAAAGGAATCCGTCATGAAAGAGTTTAGTAGAAATGAAATTCAAGTTCTTGTTTCAACAACCGTTGTTGAAGTGGGCGTGAACGTCCCTAATGCGACTTTTATGCTCATATATGATGCTGAACGGTTTGGTCTTGCCCAGCTTCATCAGCTTCGGGGTAGGGTAGGCCGGGGTACAGAACAATCTTTTTGTATTCTATTGGCCGATCCCAAAACAGAGGTTGGGAAAGAGCGCATGAAAATTATGACGGAGACGAATGATGGATTTATTGTAAGTCAAAAGGATCTTGAGCTAAGAGGACCTGGTGATTTCTTCGGTAGAAAGCAAAGTGGAATGCCAGAATTTAAGTTGGCCGATATGGTTCTTGATTTTAAAGCGCTCGAAACGGCAAGGAGTGATGCAGCCGTTCTAATTCAATCAAACGCTTTTTGGTCTTCGCCTGAGTACGCTGCCCTCAGGGGTTACTTGGAGGAATCAGGTGCAATGGCTGGAGAAAAACTAGATTAG
- the fapR gene encoding transcription factor FapR: MRRNKKERQRLLTMTIKETPFITDEELAEKFSVSVQTIRLDRLELSIPELRERIKHVAEKRFDDEVRSLPIDEVFGEIIDIELDKSAISIFDVRSEHVFKRNQIARGHHLFAQANSLAVAVINDELALTAKANILFTRSVKENERIIAKAKVEKIDLETGRTFVEVTSFVNNELVFKGDFEMFRSKK; this comes from the coding sequence ATGAGAAGGAATAAAAAAGAGCGTCAGCGCTTATTAACAATGACCATTAAAGAAACCCCTTTTATTACTGATGAAGAGCTTGCTGAAAAATTTTCTGTTAGTGTTCAAACCATTCGTTTAGATCGCCTGGAATTATCTATTCCTGAGCTACGTGAACGAATTAAACATGTTGCTGAAAAACGGTTTGATGATGAAGTTCGCTCTTTGCCGATTGACGAAGTTTTTGGGGAAATTATTGATATAGAATTGGACAAAAGCGCCATCTCTATTTTTGATGTGCGAAGTGAACATGTTTTTAAAAGAAATCAAATTGCCAGAGGCCATCATTTATTCGCGCAAGCAAATTCGCTTGCGGTCGCGGTCATTAATGATGAACTAGCATTGACTGCCAAAGCAAATATACTTTTTACACGTTCTGTAAAAGAAAATGAACGAATCATTGCCAAGGCAAAAGTCGAAAAAATAGACTTAGAGACCGGGAGAACGTTTGTAGAAGTAACAAGTTTTGTGAATAATGAGCTTGTATTCAAAGGCGATTTTGAAATGTT